The following coding sequences are from one Candidatus Thorarchaeota archaeon window:
- a CDS encoding type II toxin-antitoxin system VapC family toxin, producing the protein MRAFIDACHLVYLNTVTDSQNKNQYWQLYEDILSSYRIVTNVLVLDETIYISMKKYGVPYDVTIDFIDEIITPYTDILPLGLYEYRIAKDAILQYGFRPSDALHFGTMQNHDVTAIVTEDSDFDIVEGIDIIWLS; encoded by the coding sequence TTGAGGGCTTTCATTGATGCATGTCACTTGGTATATCTAAACACGGTGACTGATTCCCAGAACAAGAATCAATACTGGCAGTTGTATGAAGATATACTCTCCAGCTATCGAATTGTAACCAATGTCTTGGTGTTAGACGAGACAATCTACATCTCGATGAAGAAATACGGAGTTCCCTATGACGTAACGATTGATTTCATCGATGAAATAATCACACCATATACTGATATTTTACCGCTTGGACTGTATGAATATAGGATTGCGAAAGATGCAATTCTCCAATATGGTTTCAGACCTTCCGATGCATTGCATTTTGGCACGATGCAAAATCATGATGTGACTGCAATTGTAACTGAAGATTCTGATTTCGATATCGTTGAAGGCATTGATATTATCTGGCTTTCATAA
- a CDS encoding HAMP domain-containing histidine kinase yields MGRQKVWKTRMKRLLQFLVEPSIEPSDQRSEIRMRFIAGLSLVVIPMFIVLQPFSSLFSDRVPELYILAALILVGYMLSRAGKLRAASSFLVAIWAIFPYAALLEKGFWSYSTVPVMMIWISSAIIITTYLLDMQIGLALIILQDVVFGTTVLLHPGVPSYDPNSFIVLVAPTWALSVLVYAGSWARQHYIELLHDKNLRIANARKEIEAYTSLLVHDIKNDLQVAEGSIELTKEQQLSPKTEHFIESTDAALERIGRLVKTLSKRPDWISTTIGEVLPAIIEHAERIHPNLEIKLTMHNESKNLVTTNRFFPLIFENLFRNASQHAGISPKVDVEVKQSDDLFIAEVSDDGPGLPPEVKNSLFQKGTKNGTDFSMGLYLVHRILELGDGTIEYRETEPTGATFRIEIPVSNL; encoded by the coding sequence TTGGGCAGGCAGAAGGTATGGAAGACCAGAATGAAGCGACTACTTCAGTTCCTGGTAGAACCATCAATCGAGCCTTCCGACCAAAGGTCAGAAATCAGAATGAGGTTCATTGCAGGGCTGTCACTTGTAGTAATACCAATGTTCATTGTTCTTCAGCCCTTCAGTTCTCTATTCTCCGATCGGGTTCCTGAACTCTATATTCTGGCTGCGTTGATTCTAGTTGGATACATGCTAAGCCGGGCAGGCAAATTGAGAGCAGCTTCCTCGTTTCTGGTAGCCATATGGGCAATATTCCCTTACGCCGCTCTCCTTGAGAAGGGTTTTTGGTCATACAGCACAGTACCTGTTATGATGATTTGGATTTCATCGGCAATAATCATCACAACCTATCTACTGGACATGCAAATTGGACTCGCACTGATCATTTTGCAGGACGTAGTGTTCGGTACGACTGTTCTGCTACATCCTGGTGTGCCCAGTTACGATCCCAATAGCTTCATAGTCCTTGTTGCCCCTACCTGGGCTCTTTCAGTTCTCGTATACGCCGGGTCTTGGGCAAGGCAACATTACATTGAATTGCTCCATGATAAGAATCTCCGAATCGCAAATGCCAGAAAAGAAATCGAAGCGTACACTTCGCTCTTGGTCCATGATATCAAGAACGATCTACAGGTTGCAGAAGGATCGATTGAACTAACCAAGGAGCAACAATTGAGCCCCAAAACTGAACATTTCATCGAATCAACAGATGCAGCCCTAGAGAGAATTGGAAGACTAGTCAAAACCCTTTCAAAGCGTCCTGACTGGATTTCGACAACCATTGGAGAAGTTCTACCAGCAATAATAGAGCATGCGGAGAGAATTCATCCAAATTTAGAGATTAAACTGACAATGCATAACGAGAGTAAAAATCTTGTAACTACCAATCGCTTCTTCCCGTTGATTTTCGAGAATCTGTTCCGGAACGCATCTCAACATGCAGGAATATCACCGAAGGTAGATGTGGAAGTGAAGCAGTCCGATGATCTCTTTATCGCAGAAGTCAGCGATGATGGGCCCGGCCTTCCTCCAGAAGTTAAGAATTCACTATTCCAAAAAGGAACGAAAAATGGAACAGATTTCAGCATGGGGCTCTATCTCGTCCATCGAATCTTGGAGCTTGGAGATGGCACCATAGAATACAGAGAAACAGAGCCAACAGGAGCTACATTCAGAATTGAAATTCCTGTCAGCAATCTTTGA
- a CDS encoding NAD(P)/FAD-dependent oxidoreductase, translating into MIEKTQVTVIGSGPAGLTAARYLGESDLQYVLISKESEPGASKVCGGFVPQPALKEFKIENFSGAHEIYGARLRFPGFPPRDIWFEDAVGVNAKRSDLGKALEEKLNPSNGIMKLGAAVTSVECNRDGCVVDYSFNGKTSQVESDLVIDASGSHPVSCKHDGIRSYLSDTETGYGFQYQASYRTDEWEFPRLNYFYFGSEYSPRGYAWIYPRAKTAAVGTGGLLNTVRERNTALPQHLDRLLNEETPNQDYSSYLHIVKREGALVPLAGVVTPSYGKRLLLAGDAAAHCSPISGEGIYFAMTAGKLAAETVEECCKKNDFTTQKLESYERRWQRAFGSDLKWGRRIQRRFMGTSSGESSSKFLESEDVLRKVAEMLLGLKSVRSAILGCLPSYIKSRLAFWQ; encoded by the coding sequence ATGATTGAGAAAACTCAAGTAACTGTAATCGGCTCGGGCCCAGCTGGTCTGACAGCTGCCAGATATTTAGGAGAGTCCGACCTACAGTATGTGCTGATTAGCAAAGAGTCGGAACCCGGTGCATCCAAAGTGTGCGGGGGTTTTGTGCCTCAACCTGCGCTAAAGGAATTCAAAATTGAGAATTTTTCTGGTGCTCATGAAATATATGGTGCGCGGCTGCGATTTCCAGGGTTTCCTCCTCGGGATATATGGTTTGAAGATGCTGTAGGAGTTAACGCGAAGAGAAGCGACTTGGGAAAGGCTCTGGAGGAAAAGCTCAACCCCTCAAACGGGATTATGAAACTCGGTGCGGCGGTAACCTCTGTCGAATGTAATCGAGATGGTTGTGTGGTAGACTACTCATTCAACGGTAAAACGTCCCAAGTAGAGAGCGATTTGGTAATCGATGCCAGCGGGAGTCATCCCGTGTCATGCAAACATGACGGTATACGTTCTTACTTGTCCGATACTGAAACTGGATATGGCTTCCAGTATCAGGCAAGCTACCGTACCGATGAGTGGGAATTTCCCAGACTGAACTACTTCTATTTCGGAAGTGAATACTCGCCGCGTGGTTATGCATGGATTTATCCACGGGCCAAGACTGCGGCTGTGGGTACCGGTGGTCTACTCAATACTGTTCGGGAACGAAATACTGCTCTTCCTCAGCATTTGGATCGATTGTTGAACGAGGAAACCCCCAATCAAGACTACTCGAGCTATCTCCATATTGTCAAACGAGAGGGCGCTCTTGTTCCTCTTGCAGGCGTTGTAACACCAAGTTATGGGAAGAGATTGCTCTTGGCTGGTGATGCAGCGGCCCATTGCTCCCCGATCTCTGGTGAAGGCATCTATTTCGCAATGACTGCGGGGAAACTAGCTGCTGAGACCGTGGAGGAGTGCTGTAAAAAGAATGATTTCACCACACAGAAATTGGAATCCTACGAACGGCGTTGGCAGAGAGCTTTCGGCTCAGATCTGAAATGGGGTCGTAGAATCCAGCGTCGCTTCATGGGGACATCGTCTGGTGAATCGAGTTCGAAGTTTTTGGAATCTGAGGATGTGCTGAGGAAAGTAGCTGAGATGCTCCTTGGTCTCAAATCGGTTCGGAGCGCCATCCTTGGCTGTTTACCCTCGTATATCAAGTCACGACTAGCCTTCTGGCAATGA
- a CDS encoding DUF106 domain-containing protein, whose product MTAWLISKAKRNIVMDLWTDLIQYFANLLDPVSSMPLSTVFIPLVSMILALISIAATRQFTDVEQMQADMQEVKDWQEKMKKARETQDERLMQEVTEKQSRIMRLQSSMMQSRCKPMCITWLPFIFVFIVLRAAYAGVPVAILPFNIHEVLPFLDGWVGVNVEGSGFGLYFYVWYVLSSFSLNSMLQKVFGVAPPQP is encoded by the coding sequence ATGACTGCATGGCTCATTTCGAAGGCCAAGAGGAATATTGTCATGGATCTCTGGACCGATTTGATTCAATATTTTGCCAACCTGTTAGACCCCGTTTCTTCAATGCCGCTATCAACGGTGTTTATTCCGCTTGTTAGCATGATACTGGCTTTGATTTCCATTGCGGCTACAAGGCAATTTACCGATGTGGAACAGATGCAGGCGGATATGCAAGAGGTAAAGGATTGGCAAGAGAAAATGAAGAAGGCACGAGAGACACAGGATGAGCGGCTCATGCAAGAGGTCACAGAGAAGCAATCCAGAATCATGCGGCTGCAGAGCAGCATGATGCAATCTCGATGCAAACCAATGTGTATAACCTGGTTGCCTTTCATTTTTGTGTTCATCGTTCTTAGAGCTGCCTATGCAGGTGTACCAGTGGCAATCCTTCCATTCAATATCCACGAAGTTCTGCCGTTCCTTGATGGGTGGGTTGGTGTAAACGTTGAAGGGAGCGGCTTTGGTCTCTACTTCTACGTCTGGTATGTGCTATCTTCCTTCAGTCTCAATAGTATGTTGCAGAAGGTATTTGGGGTAGCACCACCACAACCCTAG
- a CDS encoding amidohydrolase family protein, protein MADSLLIDNTLMVTCNSEDEIIENGYVYVEDDHIEEIGTGSPTVNPSRHIDGSGCVLIPGLITAHTHLYGILLRGANLGIEPPTDFAQVLQRVWWPVDEALTLEDAHASALSASADMLKSGSTLFADTYSGPNSIEGSLQAIADATKNIGIRSILAFEMTERHNPEEARNGLEENISFIREAKKEPLVSGMMSVHASFTVGDEIVKEAASAARNLGAPITVHTSEGKVDLYHNLERWGERTVERLDRLGLLDSNAVLAHCVHVSENELELIRKRDAKVAHNPMSNMLNAVGTAPVPDMLDMGITVGLGNDGWIYDPFENMRCAMTVHRLASGNPSEIGPSEVFRMATIEGARCYGLEDHLGSIETGKLADLVLLDGTNVPTPLNPKSVIGHLVNTFTGSDVSHVVVNGDTVVENGRLTTMDEESVIQKSRQSAKKLWKRLK, encoded by the coding sequence ATGGCGGATAGTTTGCTGATTGATAATACATTGATGGTCACATGCAATTCTGAAGACGAAATCATAGAAAACGGCTATGTCTATGTCGAAGACGATCACATTGAAGAAATCGGAACCGGGTCTCCAACAGTAAACCCCTCACGACACATAGATGGATCTGGATGTGTTCTCATTCCAGGACTCATCACTGCTCACACCCATCTGTATGGTATTCTTCTAAGAGGAGCAAATCTAGGGATTGAGCCTCCAACTGACTTCGCTCAAGTATTGCAGCGTGTGTGGTGGCCTGTTGATGAAGCTCTTACCTTGGAGGATGCCCATGCGAGTGCGCTGTCGGCTTCAGCGGATATGCTCAAATCAGGCAGCACACTCTTCGCTGATACCTATTCGGGACCTAATTCCATAGAAGGGAGCTTGCAGGCTATTGCTGATGCTACAAAGAACATAGGAATCAGGAGTATCCTTGCTTTCGAAATGACTGAACGACATAATCCGGAAGAAGCAAGGAACGGGCTTGAGGAAAATATCAGCTTCATCAGGGAAGCAAAAAAAGAGCCACTGGTTTCGGGAATGATGAGTGTACATGCATCGTTTACCGTTGGAGATGAGATAGTGAAAGAAGCCGCTTCTGCGGCGAGAAATCTGGGTGCTCCTATCACTGTTCACACTTCTGAAGGAAAAGTTGACTTGTACCATAATCTGGAGCGATGGGGTGAGCGGACGGTCGAAAGACTTGATCGTCTTGGACTCCTAGATTCGAATGCTGTTCTTGCTCATTGTGTACATGTATCTGAGAATGAGCTCGAGCTGATACGCAAAAGAGATGCTAAGGTGGCTCATAATCCAATGAGCAATATGTTGAATGCTGTGGGAACAGCCCCAGTTCCCGATATGCTGGATATGGGAATCACTGTGGGGCTCGGAAATGATGGCTGGATTTACGATCCTTTTGAGAACATGCGATGCGCTATGACCGTTCATAGACTTGCCTCCGGCAACCCAAGCGAAATCGGTCCATCTGAGGTCTTCCGTATGGCAACCATAGAGGGTGCACGTTGCTACGGTCTTGAAGACCACCTAGGCAGCATCGAGACTGGAAAATTAGCAGATTTGGTTTTGCTTGACGGCACCAATGTTCCCACACCACTGAACCCCAAGAGCGTGATTGGGCACCTTGTGAACACTTTCACGGGAAGCGATGTCAGTCACGTTGTTGTTAACGGCGATACCGTAGTAGAAAACGGTAGGCTGACAACAATGGACGAAGAAAGCGTGATTCAGAAATCAAGACAAAGTGCAAAGAAGTTGTGGAAGCGTCTCAAATAA
- a CDS encoding amidohydrolase family protein: protein MQHELSYQGPIFDAHLHMASQEALHTLIAVENDFGVDKGLLIVHGDENQQYVCEKYPDRYIFAKYFSGTLPFKEGFKYIADGIRDMDPGCYQVAKMQSAPKVRNRVESSISSLRLDVDGSEPMFEALTETNTPFLLHLSDPDTYYRIHYSDRTKFRTKDEDLQELEAVIRNNPDVQFQLAHFAAQPEIHRLDNLARWFDTYPNFYVDTGSARWICRELSKDVDRAKSFLETYSDRVLFGTDCVARDTNRDYFEGRHLSLRLLLESDIRDMELPFPDPDTADSGGTYINGLSLSQEALENIYWKNANRLYGRFIGQAET, encoded by the coding sequence ATGCAACACGAATTGAGTTATCAGGGTCCCATTTTCGATGCTCATCTCCATATGGCTAGTCAAGAAGCATTGCATACCCTGATAGCTGTGGAGAATGACTTCGGCGTTGACAAAGGATTACTCATTGTTCATGGCGATGAGAACCAGCAATACGTTTGCGAGAAATATCCGGACAGGTATATCTTTGCTAAGTATTTCTCAGGTACTCTTCCGTTCAAAGAGGGTTTCAAGTACATAGCCGATGGAATTAGGGATATGGACCCTGGCTGCTATCAAGTTGCTAAGATGCAGTCTGCTCCTAAGGTCAGAAACCGAGTAGAAAGCAGTATCTCTTCCCTTCGATTGGATGTGGATGGCTCAGAGCCGATGTTTGAAGCATTGACTGAAACCAACACGCCATTCTTACTGCATCTTAGTGATCCTGATACGTACTACCGCATTCACTACTCTGACAGGACGAAGTTCAGGACCAAAGATGAGGATTTGCAGGAACTAGAAGCAGTGATTCGGAACAACCCAGATGTGCAGTTTCAGCTTGCTCATTTTGCCGCACAACCAGAAATACACCGGCTAGATAACCTTGCGCGGTGGTTCGATACCTATCCGAATTTCTATGTAGATACCGGTTCTGCCAGATGGATATGCCGCGAGCTCAGCAAAGATGTTGACCGAGCTAAGTCGTTCTTGGAGACATACTCTGATCGAGTCCTATTTGGTACTGACTGCGTAGCAAGAGACACCAATCGCGATTACTTCGAGGGACGACATCTTTCCCTCAGGTTGCTACTGGAAAGTGATATACGAGACATGGAATTACCCTTCCCTGATCCTGATACTGCGGATTCAGGGGGAACCTACATCAACGGATTATCCCTGTCGCAGGAGGCTCTTGAAAACATCTACTGGAAGAATGCGAATCGGTTGTACGGTAGATTCATTGGGCAAGCAGAAACATAG
- a CDS encoding cold shock domain-containing protein translates to MTQHGTVKWFSARKNYGFIEREEGEDVFVHASAIESDRFLSEGDRVVFETEDTPRGIRAQRVVPEDEYDEESYEASKEVLAEDDLEAEEELEEEDLGLEEEELEEEDLGLEEEELEEEDLGLEEEELEEEDLGLEEEELELEEI, encoded by the coding sequence ATGACACAACACGGCACCGTAAAATGGTTTAGCGCAAGAAAGAACTATGGTTTCATTGAGCGTGAAGAAGGCGAGGACGTCTTTGTACACGCCAGTGCCATCGAAAGTGATCGCTTCCTCTCAGAGGGAGACCGCGTAGTTTTCGAAACTGAAGATACTCCAAGGGGTATTCGAGCCCAGCGAGTCGTCCCCGAAGACGAGTATGACGAAGAATCGTACGAAGCATCCAAGGAAGTCCTCGCAGAGGATGACTTGGAAGCAGAGGAAGAACTTGAAGAGGAGGACCTTGGACTAGAAGAGGAAGAACTTGAAGAGGAGGACCTTGGACTAGAAGAGGAAGAACTTGAAGAGGAGGACCTTGGACTAGAAGAGGAAGAACTTGAAGAGGAGGACCTTGGACTAGAAGAGGAAGAACTTGAACTAGAGGAAATCTAG
- a CDS encoding cold shock domain-containing protein translates to MTEHGTVKWFNARKNFGFIEREEGEDVFVHASAIQSNRFLSEGDRVVFETEESPRGLRAVNVVLEDEADEV, encoded by the coding sequence ATGACAGAACATGGCACCGTAAAGTGGTTTAACGCTAGGAAGAATTTTGGGTTCATTGAGCGAGAAGAAGGCGAAGATGTCTTCGTACACGCTAGTGCAATCCAGAGCAATCGGTTTCTCTCAGAGGGAGACAGAGTTGTATTCGAGACTGAAGAGAGCCCACGAGGACTACGAGCAGTTAATGTGGTTCTTGAAGATGAGGCAGATGAGGTATAG
- a CDS encoding cold-shock protein: MVKGTVKWFNARKNFGFIEREEGEDVFVHASAIESNRFLSEGDRVVFETEESPRGLRAINVVLEDEAEEV; this comes from the coding sequence ATGGTTAAAGGTACCGTAAAGTGGTTTAATGCTAGAAAGAACTTTGGATTTATTGAGCGAGAAGAAGGCGAAGATGTCTTCGTACACGCTAGTGCAATTGAAAGCAATAGGTTCCTCTCAGAGGGGGACCGTGTAGTTTTCGAGACTGAAGAGAGCCCTCGAGGTCTACGAGCAATCAATGTCGTCCTAGAAGACGAAGCAGAAGAGGTTTGA
- a CDS encoding BON domain-containing protein — protein MARTDESIKKDVADYLYWDDRVDSSDISITVDDGEVKLDGTVTDYTSSKNAVLDAWDAEGVTKVENNLEVEIPTEVTVPTDSEIESNIKNMLEWNSSIDASEIDVDVSTGVVTLDGVVDAYWKKLRAEDVASRATGVLNVTNELAVVPTEDVLDKAIAEDVVSALETKFTVNADDVDVKVEDGVVTLSGTLPSWTSYRAAMDAAENTLGVTDVVDQLVIE, from the coding sequence ATGGCGAGGACAGATGAGAGCATCAAAAAAGACGTGGCTGATTACTTGTATTGGGACGACCGCGTGGATTCTTCAGACATCAGTATCACAGTGGATGATGGAGAGGTCAAACTTGACGGAACTGTAACTGACTATACCTCTTCAAAAAACGCTGTGCTTGATGCTTGGGACGCTGAGGGCGTGACCAAGGTCGAGAACAATCTTGAGGTAGAGATTCCGACCGAGGTTACCGTTCCAACCGACTCGGAAATCGAGTCCAACATCAAAAATATGCTGGAGTGGAACTCCAGTATTGATGCTTCAGAAATCGACGTAGATGTCTCAACCGGGGTCGTTACGCTCGACGGTGTAGTCGATGCGTACTGGAAGAAGCTGAGAGCTGAAGACGTCGCGTCAAGAGCTACTGGTGTACTCAATGTCACCAATGAGCTTGCAGTTGTTCCAACTGAGGATGTCCTTGACAAAGCCATCGCAGAAGACGTGGTCTCTGCACTAGAAACCAAGTTCACTGTCAACGCTGATGATGTTGACGTGAAAGTTGAAGATGGCGTCGTAACCTTGTCAGGTACATTGCCAAGTTGGACTTCATACCGTGCAGCAATGGACGCAGCTGAGAATACCCTTGGCGTCACTGACGTCGTCGATCAGCTTGTCATTGAATAA
- a CDS encoding nitroreductase family protein, with the protein MKIPAERWAKAIPARHSRRKYREKELQAEAASNLEQFCEEFRPFGNVRSLLIEESPEQIVRGAIGPFGKISGAQAYMAFIVDETDPNGYAALGYTGEGLILEATAMGLDTCWIAGWLKQTDAELRIDVEPNEAVLAVTPVGYAKNNLTFSEKVLKKATGSRDRKPLEELLVNEPMELDERIQYCLELARLAPSAANRQPWRFSIESEGMKISVADTYTKNLKDRRLDCGIAMLHLEVGARSQEMKGEWEFMQGHEVALFKYHS; encoded by the coding sequence ATGAAAATTCCAGCAGAACGATGGGCAAAAGCAATCCCCGCAAGACATTCTAGAAGAAAGTACCGAGAGAAAGAGCTCCAAGCCGAAGCTGCTTCGAATCTGGAACAATTCTGTGAGGAGTTTCGTCCTTTTGGGAACGTTCGGAGCCTACTGATTGAAGAATCCCCAGAACAAATAGTGCGAGGAGCAATCGGACCGTTTGGAAAGATTTCTGGTGCTCAGGCCTATATGGCGTTCATCGTGGATGAAACGGACCCGAACGGGTACGCAGCACTGGGATACACCGGTGAAGGTCTGATTTTGGAAGCAACCGCAATGGGTCTTGATACGTGTTGGATCGCTGGCTGGCTAAAACAGACCGACGCAGAACTACGTATTGATGTTGAACCGAATGAAGCAGTACTTGCTGTTACACCAGTTGGATATGCCAAGAACAACTTGACTTTCTCTGAAAAGGTGCTGAAGAAGGCAACAGGATCCCGTGACCGAAAACCTCTCGAAGAGTTGCTTGTGAATGAACCTATGGAATTGGATGAACGCATACAATATTGCCTGGAACTAGCCCGACTTGCGCCTTCAGCTGCAAACAGGCAACCTTGGAGATTCAGTATTGAGTCAGAGGGAATGAAGATTAGCGTCGCTGATACATACACAAAGAATCTGAAGGATAGAAGATTGGATTGTGGCATCGCCATGCTGCATCTAGAGGTGGGAGCCCGTTCACAGGAGATGAAAGGTGAATGGGAATTCATGCAAGGTCATGAAGTAGCCTTGTTCAAGTACCATTCATAA
- a CDS encoding secondary thiamine-phosphate synthase enzyme YjbQ codes for MPDTIVGSIQITTERNIQVKEITGPIHQWLRENRADEGILTISSKHTTAGVTINEAESGLMRDIENHLEELVPRNKGYEHDRVDNNAHAHLMTSIIGSTESVPVKSSELVLGTWQRILFVECDGPRSRSVSLAFVGRHKS; via the coding sequence ATGCCTGATACCATTGTAGGGTCTATTCAAATAACTACGGAGCGTAACATCCAAGTTAAAGAGATAACGGGCCCAATACACCAGTGGCTACGTGAGAATCGGGCAGATGAGGGCATATTGACGATTTCAAGTAAGCATACGACAGCTGGTGTAACCATAAACGAAGCAGAATCTGGGTTGATGCGCGATATAGAGAATCACCTGGAAGAATTAGTACCTCGAAACAAAGGATACGAGCACGACAGAGTTGACAATAACGCTCACGCCCATCTGATGACTTCAATTATCGGATCGACCGAATCAGTTCCGGTCAAATCAAGTGAATTGGTACTTGGAACTTGGCAACGTATTCTATTCGTCGAATGTGATGGACCCAGAAGCAGGAGTGTCAGTTTGGCATTTGTTGGACGCCACAAATCCTAG
- a CDS encoding winged helix-turn-helix transcriptional regulator — translation MAIDLRAYLRLIRNITRGLITRTKIIAALDYDEWKTVSEIASEVEVGPSTVRYHLNNMKEEQIVEKEEDGPGWCLEEGQKKITDWFPSSQEDDEELD, via the coding sequence ATGGCCATTGATTTGCGGGCTTATCTGCGTCTTATCCGGAATATCACGAGGGGTCTCATCACGAGAACCAAGATCATAGCCGCTCTTGATTATGATGAATGGAAGACCGTATCAGAGATTGCCAGTGAAGTCGAGGTTGGACCAAGCACGGTGAGATACCATCTCAATAATATGAAAGAGGAACAGATTGTCGAGAAAGAAGAGGATGGCCCTGGTTGGTGTCTTGAAGAAGGACAAAAGAAAATAACGGATTGGTTTCCATCTTCGCAGGAAGACGACGAAGAACTGGACTGA